AGGCAGTAATGTTTCGCCAAAGAGATTTTTTGTTTATACTTTTATCACAGATAAGCGTCCGTAAACCTCCCGGCTCAAAATAGAGAGCAGAGTTAATCTATTTAGGCGGGAGATAACGGACGCTAATGTCCTGATTCACTCAACTACCAATCAGTGGGAGAAGAACGAAAACTCCCACTGATTGAAGGTTCGTTTTATAAACGTTTATTTATAGTGGAAGCACAAGGAGAGGTTGGAACATGATAACTAAAACGACTGAAAAATTGTTGAAAACAGAAAGACAACGTACGTTTTATCAATTGGCATCACGAGTGAGTGAGCCATTTAAGGAAAGAGCGATTAAAAATGATCGAGAAGCTCGTTTTCCGTTTGAGAATATGACCGAGCTAAAGAAAGCAGAATTAACGACGTTAACTGTTCCGGCTAAGTGGGGTGGAAAGGAAGCCTCGCTTTATGAATTGTTGATTGTACAAGAAACAATAGCTAAAGGGGACGGACCAACGGCTCTCTCTTTAGGCTGGCATAACGGGTTAATCATGCAGTTAAGGCAGACGGGGAAATGGGAAGAAGCAATGTTTGAAGCTATTTGTCGTGAAGCTATAGACGATCATATCTTGATAAATGCAGCAGCGTCAGAAAAGGCGACCGGAAGTCCAGCACGAGGCGGGATGCCTGAAACAACTGCTACCAAATCAGCAGAGGGCTGGCGAATAAACGGCTCTAAAACATATACCTCTCTCGCACCTGCGTTAGATTATTTTATCGTAACAGCGGCAATGAAAGGGGAGGATCGAGTCGGTGAATTTTTAATACCGGCACAAACAGCTGGAGTAGAGATTGAAGAAACATGGGAGACATTAGGCATGAGGAGTACTCGTAGTGATGATTTGCACTTAAAGAATGTGTTAGTGAATCATCAGGCACTCGTAGCTGTGAAAGATGCTGGGCATGGAAAAAGCCCTCAAGGATGGCTACTCCATATTCCAGCATGCTATTTAGGGATTGCTCAAGCGGCAAGAGATGAAGCAGTGGCTTTCGCTAAATCCTATCAGCCAAATAGCTTGTCGCATCCTATTAGTGAAGTACCAGAAGTTCGTCGTAAAGTTGCAGAAATGGATCTGGAACTTATGAGTGCGCGACATTTTATGTACCATATTGCAGAAGTATGGGATAACATGCCCGAATATCGACCGGGCCTTGGAGAGGAATTGGCCGCTGTGAAAACGATATGTACGAATGCGGCAGTGAAAGTAGTTGATCTAAGCATGCGAATTGCAGGTGGCTACAGCTTGCATAAAGCACATCATTTTGAACGGTATTACCGTGATGTGAGGGCAGGCTTGCATAATCCGCCTTCAGATGATTTAACAACCGCGGCATTGGCTAGAAGGGCTTTTGACTAATTCATATCCTATAAAGGAGGCGGGAACGATGGTAAAAGAGGGGCTTAACATTATGGCATTAAACATCGGAAAACCACAAACACTCACTGGCTTAGGTCAAACAGTGATCTCAGGAATTGTCAAACGGCCCGTGGACGAGGAGATTTATCTATCTCAAGAACAATTAACAGGAGACGGGCAAGCGGATTTAGTTAACCATGGAGGGTCTGATAAAGCTGTTTGCGTGTATTCTTACGACCATTACCCTTATTGGGAGAAACACCTTGACAACACGATCTCTTATGGGGCATTTGGAGAAAACATTACCATTGCTGGAGGAACTGAAGAAGAGATTCACATAGGGGATACGTTTAAGTGGGGTGAGGCTATCGTTCAAGTGTCTCAACCACGTAAGCCGTGTCATAAGCTTGCTAAAAAATTTCAAGTGCCCGATCTCCCAAAACGCGTCATAGAAACGGGTTTTTCAGGTTATTATTTACGGGTTCTCAAGGAAGGGACAGTGTCAGTAAAAGAACCACTTATTTTTCAAGAAAGACATACTACCTTTTCTATAGCTATGGTAAATGATGTTTATTATAAGCGCTGCAAAGATAAGATGGTTATTGAACAAGTGTCAGAAGACCCCTATTTAGCAATGTCGTGGCGAAAAATGCTCACTAAAAATAAGAAATGAGACACGTCACACCTTGATAGCCTATCAAGGTGTGACGTGTCTTTGATGACTAATTCCATTAACCTTTCATTAAAGGTCATATAAGGACGCAAATTAAGTCTCTTTTCTTATGCATCAAGATGTCGAAATATTTAAAAAGGAATCACTCACGAAGCGTCGAATGTAGTACATAGATAGTAAGACCATAATGAAAGAAGCTTCCTCGGAAAAGCGGCAGTCTGGAGCGCACGTTCATATATGATTTATTTTTCGCAAGTGTATTTGACTAATGAATGGGAAGAATTTATCAAATTGAGAAACAGGAGGGATACTCATGCCGTCTTATCATAAATTGGTGAGAG
The genomic region above belongs to Bacillus sp. A301a_S52 and contains:
- a CDS encoding MOSC domain-containing protein; this encodes MVKEGLNIMALNIGKPQTLTGLGQTVISGIVKRPVDEEIYLSQEQLTGDGQADLVNHGGSDKAVCVYSYDHYPYWEKHLDNTISYGAFGENITIAGGTEEEIHIGDTFKWGEAIVQVSQPRKPCHKLAKKFQVPDLPKRVIETGFSGYYLRVLKEGTVSVKEPLIFQERHTTFSIAMVNDVYYKRCKDKMVIEQVSEDPYLAMSWRKMLTKNKK
- a CDS encoding acyl-CoA/acyl-ACP dehydrogenase; translated protein: MITKTTEKLLKTERQRTFYQLASRVSEPFKERAIKNDREARFPFENMTELKKAELTTLTVPAKWGGKEASLYELLIVQETIAKGDGPTALSLGWHNGLIMQLRQTGKWEEAMFEAICREAIDDHILINAAASEKATGSPARGGMPETTATKSAEGWRINGSKTYTSLAPALDYFIVTAAMKGEDRVGEFLIPAQTAGVEIEETWETLGMRSTRSDDLHLKNVLVNHQALVAVKDAGHGKSPQGWLLHIPACYLGIAQAARDEAVAFAKSYQPNSLSHPISEVPEVRRKVAEMDLELMSARHFMYHIAEVWDNMPEYRPGLGEELAAVKTICTNAAVKVVDLSMRIAGGYSLHKAHHFERYYRDVRAGLHNPPSDDLTTAALARRAFD